In Sceloporus undulatus isolate JIND9_A2432 ecotype Alabama chromosome 7, SceUnd_v1.1, whole genome shotgun sequence, one DNA window encodes the following:
- the RAP2C gene encoding ras-related protein Rap-2c codes for PQDIKPMRDQIVRVKRYEKVPLILVGNKVDLESEREVLSAEGRALAQEWGCPFMETSAKSKTMVDELFAEIVRQMNYASLPEKQDQCCTTCVVQ; via the coding sequence CCTCAGGACATCAAGCCAATGAGGGACCAAATTGTCCGTGTGAAGAGATACGAAAAGGTTCCCCTCATCCTGGTGGGAAATAAAGTCGACCTGGAATCGGAACGGGAGGTCTTGTCAGCCGAAGGCCGAGCGTTGGCTCAGGAGTGGGGCTGTCCTTTCATGGAGACATCTGCCAAGAGCAAGACCATGGTGGATGAACTGTTTGCAGAGATCGTGAGGCAAATGAACTATGCATCCTTGCCTGAAAAGCAGGACCAGTGTTGTACAACCTGCGTTGTCCAGTGA